Proteins from a genomic interval of Rhizobium etli CFN 42:
- a CDS encoding LysR family transcriptional regulator has translation MTIVSEPVLMDHVDIHSDNFGDDSFLRSGLKLNHLRIIVAIEDSGQISAAAEVLNISQPAASRMLSEMEAITKTSLYERVARGVVLTTFGAALARRARKILLELREASREIGELKSGKGGSVFIGAVTAPAMSLVVPAINRVRKAYPGIEINIQVETSNVLARELLAARHDFIIGRIPDDLNPRLFEVKEIGIERACLIVRNRHPLLKRKKTSSLSDVRDYDWVFQPPGTLLRRTIEDIFLSRGVALPENIVNTSSLLLTCAIVCETDAIAPVAVDVAHFLASQGAKASDVRMLPIDFDINVKPYSLITARERALPPSAKLLYDIILEESRTQGG, from the coding sequence ATGACGATTGTTTCAGAGCCCGTTTTGATGGATCACGTCGATATCCACAGCGACAATTTTGGCGACGACAGCTTTCTCCGCTCGGGACTTAAGCTGAATCACCTGCGCATTATCGTCGCAATCGAAGATAGTGGACAGATTTCCGCAGCCGCAGAAGTTCTCAACATCTCACAGCCCGCCGCATCGCGCATGCTGTCGGAAATGGAGGCGATTACCAAGACATCGCTCTATGAACGCGTCGCCCGCGGCGTGGTGCTGACGACCTTCGGCGCCGCCCTTGCCAGACGCGCCCGCAAGATCCTTCTGGAGCTGCGCGAGGCGAGCCGCGAGATCGGCGAATTGAAGAGCGGCAAGGGCGGCTCGGTGTTCATCGGCGCGGTGACGGCGCCGGCCATGAGCCTCGTCGTGCCGGCGATCAACAGGGTGCGCAAGGCCTATCCCGGCATCGAGATCAACATCCAGGTGGAGACGAGCAACGTGCTCGCCCGCGAGCTGCTTGCTGCCCGCCACGACTTCATCATCGGCCGCATTCCCGACGACCTCAACCCGCGCCTGTTCGAGGTGAAAGAGATCGGCATCGAACGGGCCTGCCTGATCGTGCGCAATCGCCATCCGCTCCTCAAAAGAAAGAAGACAAGCAGTCTTTCCGACGTCAGGGATTACGACTGGGTGTTCCAGCCGCCGGGCACGCTGCTGCGCCGCACGATCGAAGACATCTTCCTATCGCGCGGCGTGGCGCTGCCGGAGAACATCGTCAACACTTCCTCGCTGCTGCTCACCTGCGCCATCGTCTGCGAAACCGATGCGATCGCCCCCGTCGCCGTCGACGTCGCCCATTTCCTCGCCAGCCAAGGCGCCAAGGCATCCGATGTGCGCATGCTGCCGATCGATTTCGACATCAACGTCAAGCCCTACAGCCTGATCACGGCGAGAGAACGGGCGCTGCCGCCGAGCGCCAAGCTGCTCTACGACATCATCCTCGAGGAAAGCCGCACGCAGGGCGGCTAG
- a CDS encoding Hint domain-containing protein codes for MSSTEDPKQPRNTARRHFLGVAAAAGARLAGVAAMATAISTSPAKAMGRRWGRGGSGGHGGSGGSGGSGGGHGGSGPNCFLRGTAILTDGGEKPVEDLSIGDRVALPDGSTRAVKWVGRQSFKKSGVRWQKDVVPIRVCRHALDGHTPHSDLYLSPGHALYLNGILIQVKELVNGTTIASVDPAADGSIDYYAVMLDTHEAILAEGAAAESFHLKNSNHENFCNFAEYQRLYGEERIAMTPFAPLLGGGWSHLKALLMLGVSPLVTMRNPFRDACEKIDAQARELAL; via the coding sequence ATGTCATCTACGGAAGATCCGAAACAGCCACGCAACACTGCGCGCAGACATTTTCTAGGCGTAGCCGCAGCCGCCGGTGCTCGCCTCGCCGGCGTGGCAGCCATGGCCACGGCAATTTCCACCTCTCCGGCCAAAGCGATGGGTCGCCGTTGGGGACGTGGCGGCTCCGGTGGACACGGAGGCTCTGGCGGGAGCGGTGGCTCAGGCGGAGGCCATGGCGGCAGCGGTCCAAATTGCTTCCTGCGGGGAACGGCAATCCTCACGGATGGCGGTGAGAAGCCCGTCGAGGACCTCAGCATCGGCGACCGCGTTGCTCTCCCTGACGGCAGCACCCGTGCGGTAAAGTGGGTCGGCCGCCAAAGCTTCAAGAAGAGCGGCGTACGCTGGCAAAAAGACGTCGTGCCGATCCGGGTTTGCCGCCACGCACTGGACGGGCACACACCCCATTCGGATCTCTATCTGTCGCCTGGCCATGCGCTGTACCTGAACGGCATTCTGATCCAGGTGAAGGAGCTCGTGAACGGCACGACGATCGCATCAGTCGATCCCGCCGCCGATGGATCGATCGACTACTATGCCGTCATGCTCGACACGCACGAGGCTATCCTTGCCGAAGGCGCTGCGGCCGAGTCCTTCCATCTGAAGAACAGCAATCACGAGAACTTCTGCAATTTTGCAGAGTACCAGCGTCTTTATGGCGAGGAACGTATCGCGATGACACCCTTTGCGCCGCTGCTCGGAGGTGGCTGGTCACATTTGAAAGCGCTTCTGATGCTTGGAGTCTCACCGCTGGTAACGATGCGCAATCCATTCCGTGATGCCTGCGAAAAGATTGACGCGCAAGCTAGGGAATTGGCACTCTGA
- the iolG gene encoding inositol 2-dehydrogenase has translation MTVRFGLLGAGRIGKVHAKAVSGDANATLVAVADAFPQPAEAIASAYGCEVRTIEAIEAAKDIDAIVICTPTDTHADLIERFARAGKAIFCEKPIDLDVARVKSCIKVVEETGAKLMVGFNRRFDPHFMAVRKVIDDGKIGDVEMVTITSRDPGAPPVDYIKRSGGIFRDMTIHDFDMARFLLGEEPVSVLATAAVLVDKAIGEAGDYDSVSVILQTASGKQAVISNSRRATYGYDQRIEVHGSKGMATAENQRPVSIEVANGDGYTRPPLHDFFMTRYTEAYANEIAAFIAAIEKGTKISPSGADGLAALALADAAVQSVKEGKLIKIG, from the coding sequence ATGACTGTAAGATTTGGTCTTCTCGGCGCCGGCCGCATCGGCAAGGTTCACGCCAAGGCCGTCAGCGGCGATGCCAATGCGACGCTGGTTGCGGTCGCCGACGCCTTTCCGCAGCCCGCCGAGGCGATCGCTTCGGCCTATGGCTGCGAGGTTCGCACCATCGAGGCAATCGAGGCCGCCAAGGATATCGACGCCATCGTCATCTGCACGCCGACGGACACCCATGCCGATCTGATCGAGCGCTTCGCCCGCGCCGGCAAGGCGATCTTCTGCGAAAAGCCGATCGACCTCGACGTCGCCCGCGTCAAGAGCTGCATCAAGGTGGTGGAAGAAACCGGCGCCAAGCTGATGGTCGGCTTCAACCGCCGCTTTGACCCGCATTTCATGGCTGTCCGCAAGGTGATCGACGACGGCAAGATCGGCGATGTCGAGATGGTGACGATCACCTCGCGCGATCCCGGCGCCCCACCGGTCGATTACATCAAGCGTTCGGGCGGCATCTTCCGCGACATGACGATCCACGATTTCGACATGGCCCGCTTCCTGCTCGGCGAAGAGCCGGTCTCGGTGCTGGCGACCGCTGCGGTGCTGGTCGACAAGGCGATCGGCGAGGCCGGCGATTACGACAGCGTCTCGGTCATCCTGCAGACCGCCTCGGGCAAGCAGGCCGTCATCTCCAACTCCCGCCGCGCCACCTATGGCTACGACCAGCGCATCGAAGTGCACGGTTCCAAGGGCATGGCGACAGCGGAAAACCAGCGCCCGGTCTCGATCGAGGTGGCGAACGGCGACGGCTATACCCGCCCGCCGCTGCATGATTTCTTCATGACCCGCTACACCGAAGCCTATGCCAACGAGATCGCCGCCTTCATTGCCGCGATCGAAAAGGGCACGAAGATCTCGCCGTCGGGCGCGGACGGTCTCGCAGCGCTGGCGCTCGCAGACGCCGCCGTCCAGTCGGTCAAGGAAGGCAAGCTGATCAAGATCGGCTGA